The Phaeacidiphilus oryzae TH49 region TGCTGCTGCACGCGCTGCCCGGCGGCCCCGCGCGCGGCATCCTGGGGCCGGCCGCCACCCCGCAGCAGATCGCCGAGTTCAACCGCGCGCAGGGGCTGACCAAGCCGCTGCCGGTGCAGTACGTGATGTACCTGAAGCAGCTGCTGCACGGCGACCTCGGCACCTCCTACACCCTCAACGAGCCGGTGAGCGACCTGATCGTGCAGCGGCTGCCGAAGACGCTGGTGCTCACCGTGCTGTCGGCGGCGGTCGGCCTGCTGCTCGCGGTGCCGCTCGGGATGTGGCAGGCGCTGCGCCGCAACCGCCCGTTCGACTACGTGGTCACCACCCTCAGCTTCGTCGCCTACGCGACCCCGGTGTACTTCCTCGGGATCATGCTGATCCTGGTCTTCAGCCAGGTGCTGCCGTGGTTCCCGCCGCAGGCCCCGCAGGGCGACACCCTCGGGGCGGTCTTCTCCGACCCGGCCGGGATGGTGCTGCCGGTGGTCGCCGGGGCGGCCTCGATGGTGGCGGTCTTCAGCCGCTATATGCGCGC contains the following coding sequences:
- a CDS encoding ABC transporter permease, which codes for MSTLLYLVRRILQAAVVILLVTVVVFLLLHALPGGPARGILGPAATPQQIAEFNRAQGLTKPLPVQYVMYLKQLLHGDLGTSYTLNEPVSDLIVQRLPKTLVLTVLSAAVGLLLAVPLGMWQALRRNRPFDYVVTTLSFVAYATPVYFLGIMLILVFSQVLPWFPPQAPQGDTLGAVFSDPAGMVLPVVAGAASMVAVFSRYMRAATLENLGEDYVRTARAGGSRTGALLWRHVFRNSLTPLVAMLGYYVPVIFGGALVVEQLFNYPGMGLLFWTAAQSSDYPVLLGCVLVISIATVIGTLLADIAQRFIDPRVKAGRA